A part of Microbulbifer salipaludis genomic DNA contains:
- a CDS encoding TonB-dependent receptor: protein MKPSNQQLLALAIAVANCAPAAALAQAEGETTTLIEEVVVTASRRAESIQDIPYNITAVTGEFINDIGADDLSKMSQFIPGMQMIDAGARSTGLVTLRGMNVGGLEASENQGGKDIISRYVNDTPLLIDFKLVDIERVEVLRGPQGTLYGRGAMAGTLRYILNKPNTEATEGSVRTEVYKNSESDGFSSEVSGVFNLPLSDTLALRVSGTRVDDAGFVDYNNVLVEPGVSNDERRIKDANTEETTSARVALRWEPTDTFFAQANYYLQDSKAGGRQAVNPGFTGDDFTSALRYNEVRENKDSLFNVELGYNSDAIEIFSTTSVAEYEGIGNRDQTDLLCVDIWSGYCDFPQFSAYTVDDNQSESLVHETRFLSTDENSPEWLDWIAGVYYEETDTLLDAREYAPGFGDFVVNEWGWSPTGLGDLEYWRYADSTFTEQAVYGEATFHANDQLQFTLGARYFQQEEAFAYDCTMLPFYTGTDADCRDGNGEIDDTVFKLNAAYNFTDEVMFYATVAEGFRRGGTNAGPQLLDSEQTFSSDSAVNYELGWHTTLGGNIILNGAVFMIDWSDLQVPTKSQEAAINITKNASQGQITGFELSTQAALTDNLMLNGWVTYYDHALDGDAPEIGGFDGDSFPGVPNLQYNLAMDYNVAVPTGELTLRGNLYYKDQVDTRLNSQGGNFDNETLEDYHLFNLSADYRLNEWRASLFADNVTNELYYNGVRSAKRYGERGQFYYVGQPRTVGVNLAYEF, encoded by the coding sequence GATATCGGCGCCGATGACCTGAGCAAGATGTCCCAGTTCATTCCGGGTATGCAGATGATCGATGCCGGCGCCCGCAGCACCGGCCTGGTGACCCTGCGCGGCATGAACGTGGGCGGCCTGGAGGCCTCCGAAAACCAGGGCGGCAAGGACATCATTTCCCGCTACGTCAACGACACACCGCTGCTGATCGATTTCAAGCTGGTGGATATTGAGCGCGTGGAAGTCCTGCGTGGCCCGCAGGGCACCCTGTACGGCCGCGGTGCCATGGCCGGTACCCTGCGCTACATCCTCAACAAGCCGAATACCGAGGCTACCGAGGGTTCGGTGCGCACCGAGGTGTACAAGAACAGCGAGAGCGACGGTTTCTCCAGTGAGGTCAGTGGCGTATTCAACCTGCCGCTGTCCGATACCCTGGCCCTGCGCGTGTCCGGCACCCGCGTAGACGATGCAGGCTTTGTGGATTACAACAATGTGCTGGTAGAGCCGGGTGTATCCAATGACGAGCGGCGGATCAAGGATGCCAACACCGAAGAAACCACTTCCGCCCGTGTTGCCCTGCGCTGGGAACCGACCGATACCTTCTTCGCCCAGGCCAACTACTACCTGCAGGATTCCAAGGCCGGTGGCCGTCAGGCAGTGAACCCGGGCTTTACCGGCGACGACTTCACTTCCGCCCTGCGTTACAACGAAGTGCGTGAGAACAAGGACTCCCTGTTCAACGTGGAACTGGGATACAACAGCGACGCCATCGAAATTTTCTCTACCACCTCCGTGGCGGAATACGAAGGTATCGGCAACCGTGACCAGACCGATCTGCTGTGTGTGGATATCTGGAGCGGTTACTGTGACTTCCCGCAGTTCTCCGCCTACACCGTGGACGACAACCAGTCCGAGTCCCTGGTGCATGAGACCCGCTTCCTGAGCACCGACGAGAACTCCCCCGAGTGGCTCGACTGGATCGCCGGCGTCTACTACGAGGAAACCGACACCCTGCTGGATGCCCGTGAGTACGCTCCCGGCTTCGGCGACTTTGTGGTGAACGAATGGGGCTGGTCCCCCACCGGTCTGGGTGATCTGGAGTACTGGCGCTATGCGGACAGCACCTTCACCGAGCAGGCGGTGTACGGGGAAGCCACCTTCCACGCCAACGACCAGCTGCAGTTCACTTTGGGCGCCCGCTACTTCCAGCAGGAAGAGGCATTCGCCTACGACTGCACCATGTTGCCCTTCTACACCGGCACCGATGCGGATTGCCGCGATGGTAATGGCGAGATCGACGACACCGTATTCAAGCTGAATGCCGCCTACAACTTCACCGATGAAGTGATGTTCTACGCGACCGTGGCCGAAGGCTTCCGTCGCGGCGGCACCAATGCCGGCCCGCAGCTGCTGGACAGCGAGCAGACCTTCAGCTCCGATTCCGCGGTGAACTACGAGCTGGGCTGGCACACCACCCTCGGTGGCAACATCATCCTGAATGGCGCGGTCTTCATGATCGACTGGAGCGATCTGCAGGTGCCCACCAAGTCCCAGGAAGCGGCGATCAACATCACCAAGAACGCCAGCCAGGGCCAGATCACCGGTTTCGAACTGTCCACCCAGGCTGCGCTTACCGACAACCTGATGCTGAATGGCTGGGTGACCTACTACGATCACGCGCTGGATGGCGATGCGCCGGAGATCGGCGGTTTCGATGGTGACAGCTTCCCGGGTGTGCCCAACCTGCAATACAACCTGGCAATGGACTACAACGTGGCGGTGCCCACCGGTGAGCTGACCCTGCGCGGCAACCTCTACTACAAGGACCAGGTGGACACGCGCCTTAATAGTCAGGGCGGTAACTTCGATAACGAAACCCTCGAGGACTACCACCTGTTCAACCTGTCTGCGGACTACCGCCTGAATGAATGGCGTGCATCCCTGTTCGCGGACAACGTCACCAACGAGCTGTACTACAACGGTGTGCGCAGCGCCAAGCGCTACGGCGAACGCGGCCAGTTCTACTATGTGGGCCAGCCGCGTACTGTAGGTGTGAACCTCGCCTACGAGTTCTGA
- a CDS encoding tetratricopeptide repeat-containing sulfotransferase family protein, which translates to MSDPTIRQQLDLARKAAANRDWRSVSSRCIAVLKADPRQPEAHTLLGLAALEGGNAQIAARALNTALKLDPSFGEARVYLARILAANGQFAEAESEADKCKEQITSDPQLLDTLATLYSHLGRQPQALALYRQALVCAPEDVGILANTAAVQIFLGQRAEAADLLQRALQRSPEHYRCHWLLAKCRHTEDPDEIRGQLGTLRTLAERASPAALPYLHYAAGKLCEDLADWPAAWAHYQAGAGAQRQRLNYRSDEEAGIFDAVREHLGDQWYRNQAAGQDDGETPVFIVGLPRTGSTLVEQILGSHPQVQALGELVQWPLAVKQLAGSRDAALISRDSIAAVAGCSAATLGQRYRQSIAHLRNHQRCFTDKLPGNFLYLPLIARALPGARFVHVTRHPMDAGFAIYKQLFAEAYPWSYDLQELGEYYVQYRQLMQQWQALMPERIYTLDYDQLVADPEGQTRALLDWLGLPFASDCLQFHRSERAAATASAAQVREPIHARSSGRWQKFSTQLQPYRDVLARAGILTDPAG; encoded by the coding sequence ATGTCTGATCCCACCATCCGCCAGCAGCTTGATCTTGCCCGTAAGGCCGCCGCCAACCGGGATTGGCGCAGTGTTTCATCCCGCTGTATCGCGGTGCTGAAAGCCGACCCGCGCCAGCCGGAAGCCCACACCCTGCTGGGGCTCGCCGCGCTGGAGGGCGGTAATGCGCAGATCGCCGCACGTGCGCTCAACACGGCCCTCAAGCTGGACCCCTCGTTTGGCGAAGCGCGGGTCTACCTGGCGCGGATACTGGCGGCCAATGGCCAGTTTGCCGAGGCGGAATCCGAAGCCGACAAGTGCAAAGAGCAGATCACCAGCGACCCGCAGTTACTGGATACCCTGGCCACGCTCTACAGCCATCTGGGGCGCCAGCCGCAGGCACTGGCGCTGTACCGGCAGGCGCTTGTTTGCGCACCCGAGGACGTGGGTATTCTTGCCAATACGGCGGCAGTGCAGATATTTCTGGGACAGCGCGCGGAAGCCGCCGACCTCCTACAGCGCGCCTTGCAGCGGTCGCCGGAGCACTACCGCTGTCACTGGCTGCTGGCGAAATGCCGGCACACCGAGGACCCCGATGAGATCCGGGGCCAGCTTGGCACCCTCCGCACCCTCGCGGAACGCGCGTCACCGGCGGCGCTGCCCTATTTGCACTATGCGGCGGGCAAGCTGTGTGAGGATCTCGCAGACTGGCCAGCGGCCTGGGCGCACTACCAGGCTGGGGCCGGCGCGCAGCGGCAGCGGTTGAATTACCGCAGTGATGAGGAGGCCGGGATATTTGACGCGGTGCGCGAACACCTGGGAGATCAGTGGTACCGGAATCAGGCCGCAGGCCAGGATGATGGAGAAACACCGGTATTTATTGTGGGGTTGCCGCGCACCGGCAGTACCCTGGTGGAGCAGATTCTCGGCAGCCACCCGCAGGTACAGGCACTGGGCGAACTGGTGCAGTGGCCACTGGCGGTGAAGCAGCTCGCGGGCAGTCGCGATGCGGCGCTAATCAGTCGCGACAGTATTGCCGCCGTGGCCGGATGCTCCGCCGCCACACTGGGGCAGCGTTACCGGCAGAGCATTGCGCACCTGCGCAACCACCAGCGCTGTTTTACCGACAAGCTGCCGGGCAACTTTCTCTACCTGCCCCTGATCGCCCGCGCCCTGCCCGGCGCGCGATTTGTACACGTCACTCGCCACCCCATGGATGCCGGCTTTGCCATCTACAAGCAACTGTTCGCCGAAGCCTATCCCTGGTCTTACGATCTGCAGGAACTGGGCGAGTACTACGTGCAGTATCGCCAGCTGATGCAGCAGTGGCAGGCGTTGATGCCGGAGCGAATTTACACCCTGGACTACGACCAGCTGGTGGCGGACCCGGAAGGCCAGACCCGGGCACTGCTGGACTGGCTGGGGTTACCCTTCGCCAGCGATTGCCTGCAGTTCCACCGGTCCGAACGTGCCGCGGCAACCGCCAGCGCGGCGCAGGTGCGCGAACCGATTCACGCCCGCTCCAGCGGCCGCTGGCAAAAGTTTTCCACGCAGCTGCAGCCCTACCGGGATGTGTTGGCGCGCGCGGGTATCCTAACGGACCCGGCTGGCTAG
- a CDS encoding monovalent cation:proton antiporter-2 (CPA2) family protein — MPHDNFLLQTVIFLAAAVFSVPLAKRLGFGSVLGYLVAGVLIGPHAFGLVGDTSDELHFAEFGVALMLFLIGLELRPKKLWALRGAIFGTGGAQVLLTAAAVCGLAMVMFGFDWRSATAVGLILALSSTAIVLQSLSEKNLLKTEGGRNAFSVLLFQDIAVIPILALLPLLATVEVATDPDALQGWTYALAVLAAITALVLAGRYLLTPLLRMVVGSRTRELFTACSLLIVLSAAAIMSGLGLSPALGTFLAGVVLADSEFRHELEADIQPFKGLLLGLFFLAVGANLDLALVMQQPLLLLGLLLLLVTVKFVILFALARVRGMARGEDWLFALSLAQAGEFGFVLLAYASQNKVLPADVTSVLIALIALSMALTPLLLLAYEQLIQPRFFTGPRLPDVPDSAPNDDGSPVIIIGYGRYGQISGRLLNACGFETTLLEHNAEQLELVRRYGIKAYYGDASREDLLHAAGAENAKIVILTLSDQAASLEIVSRIQNHFPHLTILARARNRMHQYALMEAGVKYIYRETVDSALEIGAGALQLLGLSKHQAQRAARKFKQHDQRMLESLFPYWRDESQHVAKTKIYREQLLQALQEDRRDPDLHLDHHWGDHETTATEKQPAQGRKSVQPGL, encoded by the coding sequence ATGCCGCACGACAATTTTTTGCTTCAGACCGTCATATTTCTCGCCGCCGCCGTCTTCTCCGTGCCCCTGGCCAAACGCCTCGGGTTCGGCTCGGTACTGGGTTACCTGGTGGCGGGTGTCCTGATTGGCCCCCACGCCTTCGGCCTGGTGGGTGATACCAGCGATGAGCTGCACTTCGCCGAGTTTGGCGTGGCGCTGATGCTGTTTCTGATTGGCTTGGAACTGCGGCCGAAGAAGCTGTGGGCCCTGCGGGGGGCGATCTTCGGCACCGGTGGCGCCCAGGTGCTGCTTACCGCGGCGGCCGTGTGCGGGCTGGCCATGGTCATGTTCGGGTTTGACTGGCGCAGCGCCACCGCGGTGGGCCTGATTCTCGCGCTGTCCTCCACCGCCATCGTACTGCAGTCGCTGTCGGAAAAGAACCTGCTCAAGACCGAGGGTGGGCGCAATGCCTTCAGCGTGCTGCTGTTCCAGGACATAGCGGTGATCCCCATTCTTGCGCTGCTGCCGCTGCTGGCCACCGTGGAAGTGGCCACCGACCCCGACGCCCTGCAGGGCTGGACCTACGCACTGGCGGTGCTGGCGGCAATCACCGCGCTGGTGCTGGCCGGTCGTTACCTGCTGACCCCGCTGCTGCGGATGGTGGTGGGGTCGCGCACCCGCGAACTGTTCACCGCCTGCTCCCTGCTCATCGTGCTCAGCGCCGCCGCCATCATGAGCGGCCTGGGCCTGTCGCCGGCACTGGGGACATTCCTCGCCGGGGTGGTACTGGCAGACAGTGAATTCCGCCACGAGCTGGAAGCCGATATCCAGCCATTCAAGGGTCTGCTGCTGGGGCTCTTTTTCCTTGCGGTAGGCGCCAACCTCGACCTCGCACTGGTGATGCAACAGCCGCTGCTGTTGCTGGGGCTGCTACTGCTGCTGGTCACGGTCAAATTCGTCATCCTGTTCGCGCTGGCGCGGGTACGCGGCATGGCGCGGGGCGAGGACTGGCTGTTTGCCCTGTCCCTGGCGCAGGCGGGGGAATTCGGCTTTGTATTGCTGGCCTATGCCAGCCAGAACAAGGTGCTGCCGGCGGACGTCACCAGTGTGCTGATCGCCCTGATCGCACTGTCCATGGCGTTGACACCGCTGCTGTTGCTGGCCTATGAACAGCTCATCCAGCCGCGGTTCTTCACTGGCCCGCGCCTGCCGGATGTGCCCGACAGTGCCCCCAACGATGACGGCTCGCCAGTGATCATCATCGGCTACGGCCGCTACGGCCAGATTTCCGGACGCCTGCTGAACGCCTGCGGATTCGAGACCACACTGCTGGAGCACAACGCGGAACAGCTCGAACTGGTGCGCCGCTACGGTATCAAGGCCTACTACGGTGACGCCTCGCGGGAGGACCTGTTGCACGCCGCCGGCGCGGAAAACGCCAAGATCGTGATCCTCACCCTGAGCGACCAGGCCGCCTCGCTGGAGATTGTAAGCCGCATCCAGAATCACTTCCCGCACCTGACCATTCTGGCGCGGGCGCGCAACCGCATGCACCAGTACGCACTGATGGAAGCGGGGGTGAAATACATCTACCGGGAAACTGTCGACAGCGCCCTGGAAATCGGCGCCGGTGCCCTGCAGCTACTGGGGCTGTCGAAACACCAGGCCCAGCGCGCGGCGCGCAAGTTCAAGCAGCACGATCAGCGTATGCTGGAATCCCTGTTCCCCTACTGGCGGGATGAATCCCAGCACGTGGCAAAAACCAAAATCTACCGCGAGCAATTACTGCAGGCTCTGCAGGAAGATCGGCGGGATCCGGACCTGCATTTGGATCACCACTGGGGCGATCACGAAACCACCGCCACAGAGAAGCAGCCGGCGCAGGGCCGCAAATCCGTTCAGCCCGGCCTCTAG
- a CDS encoding cation:proton antiporter codes for MDVYYIFCFLAAVSVFLGFINQYVLRTQTTIAITAGSLALSLIVTGLGKLEIVELRDWVAQLLPVMNLEDLLLKGMLGFLLFAGSLHIDLLMLRNQKVEITLLAIVGTLISTFAVGYMMYALFALIGMPVDLVYCLLFGALISPTDPIAVLAIIKSLKAPEQVSIQVEGESLFNDGFGMVVFAVIYALAFQGTEPTLPAISHLFMVEALGGIALGLAIGGLFHWLICSTNDHSLELLLTLVIPTAGFAAANLLHVSGALAMVVSGIIIGNFTRERGFSRVSQHELDNFWTITEEFLNGILFLLVGLFLITIDFSPIDYVLIVAAIVIVLLGRVLAVGVPFQLLKRRRKYHPYTERILIWGGLRGGLALALAMSIPSGYLIGDTSNGSTHDLRHLWVVMTYGVVLFSIVVQGSTIAPLIRRSREAADPERAAPTPQPD; via the coding sequence ATGGACGTCTATTACATCTTCTGTTTTCTCGCGGCTGTGTCCGTGTTCCTCGGTTTTATCAATCAGTACGTACTGCGCACCCAGACCACCATTGCCATCACCGCGGGCTCACTGGCCCTGTCGCTGATTGTTACCGGTCTCGGCAAGCTGGAAATTGTGGAGCTGCGGGATTGGGTGGCGCAGCTGCTCCCGGTGATGAACCTGGAAGACCTGCTGCTGAAGGGCATGCTGGGCTTCCTGCTGTTCGCCGGCTCCCTGCATATTGACCTGTTGATGCTGCGCAACCAGAAGGTGGAAATCACCCTGCTGGCCATTGTCGGCACCCTGATTTCCACCTTCGCGGTGGGCTACATGATGTACGCCCTGTTCGCGCTGATCGGCATGCCCGTGGACCTGGTGTACTGCCTGCTGTTCGGCGCACTGATCTCGCCCACGGACCCCATTGCGGTGCTGGCCATCATCAAGAGCCTGAAGGCGCCGGAACAGGTTTCGATTCAGGTCGAGGGTGAGTCGCTGTTCAATGACGGCTTCGGCATGGTGGTGTTTGCGGTAATCTACGCACTGGCATTCCAGGGCACCGAACCGACACTGCCCGCCATCAGCCACCTGTTTATGGTGGAGGCCCTCGGCGGCATCGCGCTCGGGCTCGCGATTGGCGGCCTGTTCCACTGGCTGATCTGCTCCACCAATGATCACAGCCTGGAACTGTTGCTGACCCTGGTGATTCCTACCGCGGGTTTTGCCGCGGCCAACCTGCTGCACGTGTCTGGGGCCCTGGCCATGGTGGTGTCCGGTATCATCATCGGCAACTTCACCCGCGAACGCGGATTCTCGCGGGTGAGTCAGCACGAGCTGGACAACTTCTGGACCATTACCGAAGAGTTTCTCAACGGTATCCTGTTCCTGCTGGTGGGGCTGTTCCTGATCACCATCGACTTCTCGCCCATCGACTATGTGCTGATCGTCGCCGCGATCGTGATAGTGCTGCTGGGACGCGTGCTGGCGGTGGGCGTGCCGTTTCAGCTGCTCAAACGGCGCCGCAAATACCACCCGTATACCGAACGGATTCTGATCTGGGGCGGGCTGCGGGGCGGACTGGCGCTGGCGCTGGCGATGTCGATCCCGTCCGGCTACCTGATCGGGGATACCAGCAACGGCAGCACCCACGACTTGCGTCACCTGTGGGTAGTGATGACCTACGGCGTGGTACTCTTCTCCATTGTGGTGCAGGGCTCCACCATCGCGCCGCTCATCCGCCGCAGCCGCGAAGCCGCCGACCCCGAGCGCGCCGCACCTACACCACAACCTGACTAA
- a CDS encoding pirin family protein — translation MQNVTPNSENSVSLRPAARVVAGHPSADGAGVKIHRVAGFQSADFSPFLMVDEIRSENPDDYIAGFPPHPHRGIETLTYMLSGEFEHQDHLGNRGAIREGGAQWMRAGRGIIHSEMPSQGEGGMHGFQLWINMAAKDKMSTPDWRDLQPEQVQERTLDAQGSMIRLIAGTWQIAGESVSGPLLDAASEASVADVRLAPGADVSLPLPEKHTVLAYIYRGSLATERGTVTRGNLVLFGAGESLQLRAPADGPGEGTGLLLLRGAPLNEPVAHYGPFVMNTREQIEQAVRDYNNGTLTD, via the coding sequence ATGCAAAACGTCACACCCAACAGCGAAAACAGCGTCAGCCTGCGGCCCGCCGCCCGCGTCGTGGCGGGGCATCCGTCCGCCGATGGCGCCGGCGTGAAAATTCATCGGGTGGCTGGATTCCAGTCCGCGGACTTCAGCCCGTTCCTGATGGTGGATGAGATCCGCTCGGAAAATCCCGACGATTACATTGCCGGTTTCCCGCCGCACCCGCACCGGGGGATCGAAACGCTGACCTACATGCTGAGTGGCGAGTTTGAGCACCAGGACCACTTGGGTAACCGCGGCGCCATTCGCGAGGGCGGTGCCCAGTGGATGCGCGCCGGGCGCGGCATCATCCACTCGGAAATGCCCTCCCAGGGCGAAGGCGGTATGCACGGCTTCCAGCTGTGGATCAATATGGCGGCGAAGGACAAGATGAGCACGCCGGACTGGCGCGACCTGCAGCCGGAACAGGTACAGGAGCGCACACTGGACGCGCAGGGCTCAATGATTCGCCTGATTGCCGGCACCTGGCAAATTGCCGGTGAGTCCGTGTCTGGCCCGCTGCTGGATGCGGCCAGTGAAGCCTCGGTGGCCGATGTGCGCCTGGCGCCGGGGGCCGACGTTTCCCTGCCGCTGCCCGAGAAGCACACCGTACTGGCCTATATCTACCGGGGATCGCTGGCCACCGAGCGCGGTACCGTGACGCGGGGCAATCTGGTGTTGTTTGGTGCCGGTGAATCATTACAATTGCGCGCGCCCGCAGACGGCCCCGGAGAAGGCACCGGCTTGCTGCTGCTGCGCGGCGCCCCACTCAACGAACCCGTTGCGCACTATGGCCCCTTTGTCATGAACACCCGCGAGCAGATTGAGCAAGCGGTGCGCGACTACAATAACGGCACGCTGACGGACTGA
- a CDS encoding LysR family transcriptional regulator: MAKVTLEQWRMFQAVVEHGGFSQAAEAVHKSQSSINHAVHKLQESLGVSLLEVRGRKAELTDAGRVLLNRAGGLLDEAEALESVAASLGAGTEAQLRLAVDVLFDYEALFNAVERFAAEFPHTRLEIRETVLSGAEELLLQQEADFILSARVPQGFVGEPVARVKFVPVAHPDHPLHHLGRPVNREDLKAARQIVMRDSALKNRQDAGWLGSDQRITVTNVHTSIELIERGLGFAWLPQTRIRDSLSADRLLPLRTEEPWERDVTVYLVYADQDRAGPAACLLLRALREGLPPIE, from the coding sequence ATGGCCAAGGTAACCCTGGAGCAGTGGCGGATGTTTCAGGCCGTGGTGGAACACGGCGGTTTTTCTCAGGCCGCGGAAGCGGTGCACAAGAGCCAGTCATCGATTAATCACGCGGTACACAAACTGCAGGAGAGCCTCGGGGTCTCGTTGCTGGAAGTGCGTGGGCGCAAGGCGGAACTCACCGACGCGGGGCGGGTTCTGCTGAACCGTGCCGGCGGCCTGCTGGACGAGGCGGAAGCGCTGGAGTCGGTGGCCGCGAGCCTGGGTGCCGGCACCGAGGCGCAACTGCGCCTGGCGGTGGATGTGCTGTTTGATTACGAGGCCCTGTTCAATGCGGTGGAGCGTTTTGCCGCCGAGTTTCCCCACACCCGCCTGGAGATTCGCGAAACCGTATTGTCCGGTGCCGAGGAATTGCTGCTGCAGCAGGAGGCGGATTTCATCCTGTCCGCGCGCGTACCCCAGGGGTTTGTGGGTGAGCCGGTGGCGCGGGTGAAATTTGTGCCGGTGGCACACCCGGACCACCCGCTGCATCATCTGGGGCGGCCGGTGAACCGGGAAGATCTCAAGGCGGCGCGGCAGATCGTGATGCGCGATTCCGCGCTGAAAAACCGCCAGGATGCGGGTTGGCTCGGCTCCGACCAGCGCATCACTGTCACCAACGTGCACACCTCCATCGAGTTGATCGAGCGCGGCCTGGGGTTTGCCTGGCTGCCGCAGACCCGCATCCGCGACTCCCTGTCGGCCGACCGGCTGCTGCCGCTGCGCACCGAAGAGCCCTGGGAGCGGGATGTCACCGTCTATCTGGTGTATGCGGATCAGGACCGCGCCGGCCCCGCCGCGTGCCTGCTACTGCGCGCCCTGCGTGAAGGCTTGCCACCGATCGAGTGA
- a CDS encoding Gfo/Idh/MocA family protein produces MVRDSEEIRWGIIGCGNVTELKSGPAFNKVAGSRLVAVMRRNREKLLDYAARHRVPKTYTSADDLINDPEIDAIYVATPPGSHREYALKIASANKHCCLEKPMALDFSECEDIVAAFAGREAQLFVAYYRRSLPRFNQVKEWIDGGRIGAIRHINWSYARAPSAADLSPEYDWRTDPAVSGGGHFVDLACHGLDLFIHLAGDIADAKGIAVNQQGLYDAEDAVSACWVFAGGATGAGFWNFAASDYNDEVVIYGSRGSIRFSVFADKPLLLEAGDDSATVAIAHPENIQYFHIDNMVKHLNGEGRHPVSAAEGGKASRVMDQILAGFR; encoded by the coding sequence ATGGTGCGCGACAGTGAGGAAATCCGCTGGGGCATTATCGGTTGCGGCAATGTCACCGAGCTGAAAAGTGGCCCGGCGTTCAATAAGGTGGCGGGATCAAGGCTGGTTGCGGTCATGCGCCGCAACCGGGAAAAGCTGCTGGACTATGCTGCGCGCCACCGAGTGCCAAAAACCTATACCAGCGCCGACGACCTGATTAACGACCCGGAAATCGACGCCATCTATGTGGCCACGCCACCGGGGAGCCATCGGGAGTATGCGCTGAAGATAGCGAGCGCCAACAAACACTGTTGCCTGGAAAAACCGATGGCGCTCGATTTCAGTGAGTGCGAAGACATTGTCGCCGCGTTTGCAGGCCGGGAGGCGCAGCTGTTTGTCGCTTACTACCGCCGCTCCCTGCCCCGCTTCAATCAGGTAAAAGAGTGGATCGACGGCGGTAGAATCGGTGCCATTCGCCATATCAACTGGAGCTATGCGCGCGCACCCTCCGCCGCGGACCTGTCACCGGAATACGATTGGCGCACCGACCCGGCGGTGTCCGGCGGTGGTCATTTTGTCGATCTCGCCTGCCACGGTCTCGACCTGTTTATCCATCTCGCCGGAGATATTGCCGACGCCAAAGGGATCGCGGTCAATCAGCAGGGCCTGTATGACGCGGAAGATGCGGTTTCCGCCTGTTGGGTATTTGCAGGCGGTGCTACCGGCGCGGGCTTCTGGAATTTTGCCGCTAGTGACTACAACGATGAGGTGGTGATTTATGGCAGCAGGGGCAGCATCCGTTTTTCCGTGTTTGCCGACAAGCCGCTGTTGCTCGAAGCCGGCGACGATTCCGCAACTGTCGCGATCGCCCACCCGGAAAATATCCAGTATTTCCATATCGACAATATGGTCAAACACCTCAACGGCGAAGGCCGGCACCCGGTATCTGCCGCCGAGGGCGGCAAAGCCTCACGGGTGATGGACCAGATTTTGGCGGGATTTCGCTAG
- a CDS encoding DoxX family protein, whose amino-acid sequence MNNGVLFDFSKLMARILMSVMFIVAGYSKIGAYAGTQEYMASAGVPGFLLPLVILLELGGGLAILFGFFTRWVAVAFAAFCVVSAWLFHNVPGDQMQQILFMKNITIAGGFLILACAGAGRFSFDYVMANVKNR is encoded by the coding sequence ATGAACAACGGCGTACTGTTTGATTTCTCCAAGCTGATGGCGCGCATCCTGATGTCGGTGATGTTTATTGTCGCCGGTTACAGCAAGATCGGCGCCTACGCAGGCACCCAGGAATATATGGCATCGGCGGGCGTGCCCGGCTTCCTGCTGCCGCTGGTCATCCTGCTGGAGCTGGGCGGTGGCCTGGCGATTCTGTTTGGTTTCTTTACCCGCTGGGTGGCAGTGGCGTTTGCTGCTTTCTGTGTGGTGAGCGCGTGGCTGTTCCACAATGTGCCCGGCGACCAGATGCAGCAAATCCTGTTTATGAAAAACATCACCATCGCCGGTGGCTTCCTGATTCTGGCCTGCGCCGGTGCCGGCCGCTTCAGCTTTGATTACGTCATGGCCAACGTGAAGAACCGCTGA